A single region of the Polymorphum gilvum SL003B-26A1 genome encodes:
- a CDS encoding DUF5906 domain-containing protein: MSAHHENGNRRAKGIGAPAGALEKTVEFESDAVEDMAPNALIVPSKHDPEALDAHVEAGHELIAVDGKKPVASGWRTALPLAREQAERRLLAGRNVGVRLRDVDLVLDVDPRNFAENDDPLTRLVRDFDLRDAPFVVTGGGGKHLYFRKPAEVAVVNELDAYRGVEFKSLGRQVVAAGSVHPETGRLYALDDDVLRMELSEAPEASEKLLRAIEKLSVGASENRSGEITAEQLARLLSKLDVMAYNGRHDEWLKVMMASHHGTAGEGVDEFVAWSTSDPDYAGDEARIRERWNSLDTRRGGVTLKTLLRALVDAGNGAWIEEVLRSAPEDDFDDVPEMPRSMGDLALARMNRNHFTVLHGGKYLVGRESKHPTLGHVAVDWFSAGAISAHFDSRTVEVEDGKQKALGSWWVKHPRRRQYEGVVFDPSPKRTHTSLYNLWRGWAVEPKAGDWSLLKRLLKDVLCRGDAESFDYVLRWAAFMVQKPDMPAEVALVFKGSKGAGKGTFARALKSLAGMHGKQVAQAEHFVGRFNEHLMDCVLLFVDEGYWAGDPKAAGALKNLITEPVLSFEPKGRPIVSGPNMLHVVIASNEDWIVPASADERRFAVFEADTEARKRLPSGFFDTLNAQMANGGLAAMLHDLQNLDLGDWHPRMAIPNTQALIEQKVQAFRREPLSFWWFRTLEAGGDGLTLDEDVWAVRQVDVGPNGKEELVAEVCAVAKGMNRTAQFSKKAVAQFLKSVGVDVNAKDSRGVRVWRMPVLAEARVAFERHVGGALDWDGV; the protein is encoded by the coding sequence ATGAGCGCGCATCACGAAAACGGAAACAGGCGCGCCAAGGGGATCGGCGCGCCTGCCGGAGCTTTGGAGAAGACCGTCGAGTTCGAGTCCGACGCTGTCGAGGATATGGCGCCGAATGCTCTGATTGTGCCGTCGAAGCACGATCCTGAAGCGTTGGACGCTCACGTCGAGGCGGGGCATGAGCTGATTGCGGTCGATGGCAAGAAGCCTGTCGCTTCGGGCTGGCGCACTGCGCTGCCTTTGGCTCGCGAACAGGCAGAGCGGCGATTGCTGGCGGGCCGAAACGTCGGGGTTCGCCTGCGCGACGTCGATCTGGTCTTGGATGTGGATCCGAGGAACTTCGCCGAGAACGACGATCCGTTGACGCGCCTTGTGCGCGACTTCGATTTGCGGGACGCGCCTTTCGTGGTGACGGGCGGCGGCGGAAAGCACCTATATTTCAGGAAGCCTGCCGAGGTCGCCGTGGTCAATGAGCTGGATGCCTATCGCGGGGTCGAGTTCAAGTCGCTCGGGCGGCAGGTCGTGGCTGCGGGATCGGTTCATCCCGAAACCGGCCGGCTCTACGCGCTCGATGACGACGTGCTGCGGATGGAGCTTTCCGAGGCTCCCGAAGCGTCGGAGAAGCTTCTGCGTGCGATCGAGAAGCTGTCCGTAGGCGCGTCAGAGAATCGGTCGGGAGAGATCACGGCCGAACAGTTGGCGCGGCTGCTCTCGAAGCTCGACGTCATGGCTTACAACGGCCGTCATGACGAATGGCTCAAGGTCATGATGGCGAGCCATCATGGAACCGCGGGCGAAGGCGTCGACGAGTTCGTGGCGTGGTCGACTTCCGATCCAGACTATGCGGGCGACGAGGCGCGTATTCGCGAGCGCTGGAACTCGCTCGATACCAGGCGCGGCGGCGTGACGCTGAAGACGTTGCTGCGGGCGCTGGTCGATGCGGGTAATGGCGCCTGGATCGAGGAGGTCTTGCGCAGCGCACCCGAGGACGACTTCGACGACGTGCCCGAGATGCCTCGCTCGATGGGCGACTTGGCGCTCGCGCGCATGAACCGAAATCACTTCACGGTCCTGCATGGCGGCAAGTATCTGGTCGGGCGCGAGAGCAAGCATCCGACGCTCGGTCACGTCGCCGTCGACTGGTTCTCTGCGGGCGCGATCAGCGCGCATTTCGACAGCAGGACGGTGGAGGTCGAGGACGGCAAGCAGAAGGCGCTCGGCTCGTGGTGGGTCAAGCATCCGAGGCGGCGTCAGTATGAGGGCGTCGTGTTCGATCCTTCGCCGAAGAGGACGCACACGTCGCTCTACAATCTCTGGCGCGGGTGGGCGGTCGAGCCGAAGGCTGGCGACTGGTCGCTGCTGAAGCGGTTGCTCAAGGACGTTCTGTGTCGGGGCGACGCCGAATCCTTCGATTACGTCCTGCGCTGGGCGGCGTTCATGGTGCAGAAGCCTGACATGCCTGCGGAGGTGGCGCTCGTCTTCAAGGGTTCGAAGGGCGCGGGCAAGGGAACGTTTGCGCGGGCGCTGAAGTCGCTGGCGGGGATGCACGGCAAGCAGGTGGCGCAGGCGGAGCACTTCGTCGGACGCTTCAACGAGCACCTGATGGACTGCGTTCTCCTGTTCGTCGACGAAGGCTATTGGGCGGGCGATCCGAAGGCGGCGGGCGCGCTCAAGAACCTCATCACCGAGCCTGTCCTGAGCTTCGAGCCGAAGGGGCGTCCTATCGTCTCGGGGCCGAATATGCTGCATGTCGTGATCGCGTCGAACGAGGACTGGATCGTGCCGGCTTCGGCGGACGAGAGGCGCTTCGCGGTGTTCGAGGCGGATACCGAGGCGCGCAAGCGGCTTCCCTCGGGCTTCTTCGATACCTTGAACGCACAGATGGCGAATGGCGGACTGGCGGCGATGCTGCACGATCTCCAGAACCTGGATCTTGGCGATTGGCATCCGCGCATGGCGATCCCGAATACGCAGGCGCTGATCGAACAGAAGGTGCAGGCGTTTCGTCGGGAGCCTTTGTCGTTCTGGTGGTTCCGGACCCTTGAGGCTGGTGGCGATGGGTTGACGCTCGATGAGGACGTTTGGGCGGTTCGACAGGTTGATGTCGGGCCGAACGGCAAGGAAGAGCTGGTCGCGGAAGTGTGCGCGGTCGCGAAGGGAATGAACCGCACGGCGCAGTTCTCGAAGAAGGCTGTGGCGCAGTTCCTGAAGTCGGTGGGCGTGGACGTGAATGCGAAGGACAGTCGTGGCGTGAGGGTGTGGCGCATGCCTGTGCTTGCCGAGGCGCGGGTCGCGTTCGAGCGCCACGTCGGCGGCGCGCTGGACTGGGACGGCGTCTGA
- the gp17 gene encoding tail completion protein gp17, giving the protein MADADLIGALVAALKADGDIAALAGTRVFGGELPADETAFMPRAAIVLALSGGPSLAAGSYLPHDTQRVDALSFAATPRAANALAQACRRVLAGLRRQVVAGCLIHWAEPAGGLSARRDSDTRWPVAFQSFQVFHALEAVE; this is encoded by the coding sequence GTGGCGGACGCGGATCTGATCGGGGCGCTGGTGGCGGCACTGAAGGCGGACGGCGACATTGCCGCGCTGGCCGGCACGCGCGTCTTCGGCGGCGAGCTGCCGGCGGACGAAACCGCCTTCATGCCGCGCGCAGCCATCGTGCTCGCCCTGTCGGGCGGGCCGTCGCTCGCCGCCGGCAGTTACCTCCCTCACGACACCCAGCGCGTCGACGCGCTGTCCTTCGCAGCCACGCCGCGGGCGGCGAACGCGCTGGCACAGGCCTGCCGGCGCGTGCTTGCCGGGCTGCGCCGCCAGGTGGTGGCCGGCTGCCTGATCCACTGGGCCGAGCCCGCCGGCGGCCTGTCGGCGCGCCGCGACAGCGACACCCGCTGGCCCGTCGCCTTCCAGTCCTTCCAGGTCTTCCACGCGCTGGAGGCGGTCGAATGA
- a CDS encoding helix-turn-helix domain-containing protein, whose translation MSAVLTKEDVEDALRRVLDAHHRSPWLDSEAAAVYLSSTPATLRTWRSNGAGPRYHVVQGKVVRYHVDDLDAFVRGEDGR comes from the coding sequence ATGTCGGCAGTTCTTACCAAGGAAGATGTCGAGGACGCGCTGCGCCGCGTGCTCGACGCCCATCACCGCAGTCCCTGGCTCGACAGCGAAGCGGCGGCGGTCTATCTCTCATCGACCCCTGCAACCCTGCGCACCTGGCGCTCGAATGGCGCGGGACCGCGCTATCATGTCGTCCAGGGCAAGGTCGTTCGCTATCACGTCGACGACCTCGACGCCTTCGTGCGCGGGGAGGACGGTCGATGA
- a CDS encoding tyrosine-type recombinase/integrase, which yields MAVLSLTESRIRDLPLGSGIWRDEQVKGLLVVCHAATKTYAVQGDVRRNGRHIRTVRVKIDRVDRIGLREARNRAKAIMSQIQSGVDPTAGPKETGITLLQALDEHLQEKPFRNATIDSYRYNVEHYLSRYKNRAVADLSRAEVRDIYQHLRSSKGQPTATGVMRTLRAVINTALRLDETLTSNPVTFLRLPTPASRHVDELDLAEWWEKTEVLSPIRRDLHRAMLLTGARRASILGVKRKDVDLARGVLIFNHMKTGGRMLFPMGTFLRDMIAQRLKDDLPFNNPWLWPSPASGKGCTTEPKERKRGLPSPHEYRHHARTMFIAAGVPYAESALLLGQRLPGASGGYVHAEHLVEHLRPHAQALENRIVAARASTMQLPDMTEARDAA from the coding sequence ATGGCTGTCCTATCCCTCACTGAGTCCCGCATCAGGGACTTACCCCTCGGCTCGGGCATCTGGCGCGACGAGCAGGTAAAGGGCCTTCTCGTCGTCTGTCATGCTGCCACCAAGACCTACGCGGTGCAAGGCGACGTCCGCAGGAATGGCCGCCACATCCGCACCGTGCGGGTCAAGATCGACCGTGTCGACCGGATCGGCCTGCGCGAGGCCCGCAACCGGGCCAAGGCGATCATGTCGCAGATACAATCCGGCGTGGACCCGACCGCGGGACCGAAGGAAACCGGCATCACGCTCCTGCAAGCCCTCGACGAGCACCTTCAGGAGAAACCGTTCAGGAACGCCACGATCGACAGCTACCGCTACAACGTCGAGCACTACCTTTCCCGCTACAAGAACCGGGCCGTGGCCGATCTCAGCCGCGCCGAGGTGCGGGACATCTACCAGCACCTGCGAAGCTCGAAGGGCCAGCCGACCGCGACCGGCGTGATGCGCACCCTGCGGGCTGTCATCAACACGGCCTTGCGGCTGGACGAGACGCTGACCTCCAACCCCGTGACGTTCCTGCGGCTTCCGACGCCGGCGAGCAGACACGTCGACGAGCTCGATCTCGCCGAGTGGTGGGAGAAGACGGAGGTGCTGTCGCCGATCCGTAGAGACCTGCACCGGGCCATGCTGCTGACCGGCGCCCGGCGGGCCTCGATCCTCGGCGTCAAGCGCAAGGACGTGGACCTCGCGCGCGGCGTGCTGATCTTCAACCACATGAAGACCGGCGGGCGCATGCTGTTTCCGATGGGCACGTTCCTGCGGGATATGATCGCGCAGCGGCTCAAGGACGATCTGCCCTTCAACAATCCCTGGCTCTGGCCCTCGCCGGCAAGCGGCAAGGGCTGCACGACCGAGCCGAAAGAGCGGAAGCGCGGCCTGCCGAGCCCGCACGAGTATCGCCACCACGCCCGCACCATGTTCATCGCGGCCGGCGTGCCCTATGCCGAGAGCGCGCTCCTTCTCGGCCAGCGGCTTCCGGGCGCCTCGGGCGGCTACGTCCATGCCGAACATCTTGTCGAACACCTGCGCCCGCACGCTCAGGCGCTGGAGAACAGGATCGTCGCGGCGCGGGCTTCGACGATGCAGCTTCCCGACATGACCGAGGCCCGCGATGCCGCGTAA
- a CDS encoding C40 family peptidase, with product MTAPHSHWSTDFVGLDYLDLGRTAKGVDCWGLVRLALAAHGIEVPSYAGAYGSTAERAEIAALIDGAKPDWHRVASARELDVVTFRRGRLESHCGLVVRPGLMLHVSEGKASCIESYLDDHWTRRLTGFWRHARLAAQDGEAGS from the coding sequence ATGACGGCGCCGCACAGCCACTGGAGCACGGATTTCGTCGGCCTGGACTACCTGGACCTCGGGCGGACCGCCAAGGGCGTCGACTGCTGGGGGCTGGTGCGCCTCGCGCTCGCCGCCCACGGGATCGAGGTGCCGAGCTACGCCGGGGCCTATGGCTCCACGGCGGAGCGCGCCGAGATCGCCGCGCTGATCGACGGCGCCAAGCCGGACTGGCACCGGGTGGCGAGCGCGCGCGAGCTCGACGTGGTGACCTTCCGGCGCGGGCGGCTGGAAAGCCACTGCGGGCTGGTGGTGCGCCCGGGGCTGATGCTGCACGTGAGCGAGGGCAAGGCCTCGTGCATCGAGAGCTATCTGGACGACCACTGGACCAGGCGGCTGACCGGCTTCTGGCGGCACGCCCGGCTGGCCGCCCAGGACGGGGAGGCCGGATCATGA
- a CDS encoding helix-turn-helix domain-containing protein — translation MIVKWCLDTFCYTPWFDTEAAAAYLRREPGTLKGWRSRGEGPRFYVVNGQFIRYHIDDLDAFVRGRKHCKRIPRWLRDRAGLSAAERLPSPSSPRPEGDDKC, via the coding sequence ATGATCGTGAAGTGGTGTCTCGACACGTTCTGCTACACGCCCTGGTTCGATACCGAGGCCGCGGCTGCATACCTCAGGCGCGAGCCCGGTACGCTGAAGGGCTGGCGGTCCAGGGGCGAAGGCCCGCGCTTCTATGTCGTGAATGGCCAGTTTATCCGCTATCACATCGACGACCTCGACGCTTTCGTGCGGGGCCGGAAGCATTGCAAGCGCATTCCCAGATGGCTGCGGGATCGCGCCGGCCTGTCCGCTGCCGAACGGCTTCCGTCTCCGTCAAGCCCCCGCCCGGAGGGCGACGACAAATGTTGA
- a CDS encoding host specificity protein J produces the protein MTLAAPALPDSSARVAVIPVLGPDAGRRELVCPQGLSVAEIVAFALPELADVQRRRLRVWLVDGRGELLLADPDLWPRIRPRAGVRVMIRIVPGNDTLRNVLLIAVAVAATAIGQVWVGPALATATGSALFGQIAGAVAAAGLAVAGSMLVNALIPPKVAAGQTQQSEKPLFQISSWQNSLTLDGVVPSVLGKVRIAPVFAAPSYSEIVGDDQYVRALFTFGYGRVQLSELKIKDTPLSAFDEVETEIREGLASDDPVTLYPSQVIEDGLGAELRRDRERDDAGTITGTGPVTPVARFTAGDCTEANVILHFPGGLIHYDGGGTARTASVEIRIRQRPAAGGDWEEVETITFSAKKREGFFRQYRWTLPERGRYEIEMARITDEAIDANTSDRVVWLALQSFRPEYPLNFGPPLSLVAVRVKATYQLNSSLESFNAVAERLIPDWDHETQSWVTRATRNPASHFRHVLQGPENTWAEPDSAIDLQALTDWHDFCRIKGLKYDRDRNFEASTFDALAEIAAAGRASPRYDGTRWSVVVDRPSELVIAHVNSRNSRDFAWRRSYIEPPDAFRVRFLDETADYQQRERIVRWPGHAGDITVTEELELPGKTDPDEIWIEARRRQYEAIHRPDIFTAVQDGAVRTATRGDLVKASYEVLKRTFAALRVTAVRGQTISLDGWVEMEAGGAYAVRFMKQVGSGDAATFQSVLRTVRTDAGTRDSLTLSGAGDMPEAGVIVQFGEAGAESLDLVIAGVQAGEQMSNVLTMLAAAPIIDTLTDAEVPPAWNGRAGGDAAASVAVPAVPVVSSIETHFTGATADGLTVLLVPGTGGATPATYTLRHRISGGVTWSEASVPAGGAIVVTGYADGDTVEIQRRATSKEGYVSAWSATVSADVAAEPVVPPLPITTGTVTGGVEEAAFGLSTPNDPSIAKIALSYSAYEDGASSVAIVTFEAAANSNYTRTEAVPSGAWFFFARTLTADDVVSPVFALGGATVD, from the coding sequence ATGACCCTGGCTGCGCCCGCATTGCCCGATAGCTCGGCACGCGTCGCCGTCATCCCGGTGCTCGGGCCGGATGCGGGCCGGCGCGAGCTGGTCTGTCCGCAGGGCCTGAGCGTGGCGGAGATCGTCGCCTTCGCGCTGCCGGAGTTGGCCGACGTGCAGCGCCGGCGCCTCAGGGTGTGGCTGGTGGACGGGCGCGGCGAGCTGCTGCTGGCCGATCCGGATCTCTGGCCCCGGATCCGGCCGCGCGCGGGTGTGCGGGTGATGATCCGGATCGTGCCGGGCAACGACACCTTGCGCAACGTGCTGCTGATCGCGGTCGCGGTGGCGGCGACGGCGATCGGCCAGGTCTGGGTCGGGCCGGCGCTGGCCACCGCCACCGGGTCGGCGCTGTTCGGCCAGATCGCCGGGGCGGTCGCCGCCGCCGGGCTGGCGGTCGCCGGCAGCATGCTGGTCAACGCGCTGATCCCGCCCAAGGTGGCGGCCGGCCAGACGCAACAGAGCGAGAAGCCGCTGTTTCAGATCTCGTCCTGGCAGAACAGCCTGACGCTCGACGGCGTGGTGCCCTCCGTGCTCGGCAAGGTGCGGATCGCGCCGGTGTTCGCGGCGCCCTCCTATTCGGAAATCGTCGGCGATGACCAGTATGTGCGCGCGCTGTTCACCTTCGGCTACGGCCGCGTGCAGCTGTCGGAGCTGAAGATCAAGGACACGCCGCTGTCGGCCTTCGACGAGGTGGAGACGGAAATCCGCGAGGGGCTGGCGAGCGACGATCCGGTGACGCTGTACCCGTCCCAGGTGATCGAGGACGGGCTGGGCGCGGAGCTGCGGCGCGACCGCGAGCGCGACGACGCCGGCACGATCACCGGCACCGGCCCGGTGACGCCGGTGGCGCGCTTCACCGCCGGCGACTGCACCGAGGCCAATGTGATCCTGCATTTCCCCGGCGGGCTGATCCATTACGACGGCGGCGGCACCGCTCGCACGGCAAGCGTGGAGATCCGCATCCGCCAGCGGCCGGCGGCGGGCGGCGACTGGGAGGAGGTCGAAACGATTACCTTCTCGGCGAAGAAGCGCGAGGGCTTCTTTCGTCAGTACCGCTGGACCCTGCCGGAGCGCGGCCGCTACGAGATCGAGATGGCGCGGATCACCGACGAGGCGATCGACGCCAACACCTCCGACCGGGTGGTCTGGCTGGCGCTGCAGAGCTTCCGCCCCGAGTATCCGCTGAACTTCGGCCCGCCGCTGTCGCTGGTGGCGGTGCGCGTCAAGGCAACCTATCAGCTCAACTCCTCGCTGGAGAGCTTCAACGCGGTGGCCGAGCGGCTGATCCCGGACTGGGACCACGAGACGCAAAGCTGGGTGACGCGGGCGACGCGCAACCCGGCCAGCCATTTCCGCCACGTGCTGCAGGGGCCGGAGAACACCTGGGCCGAGCCGGACAGCGCGATCGATCTGCAGGCGCTGACGGACTGGCACGACTTCTGCCGGATCAAGGGCCTGAAATACGACCGCGACCGCAACTTCGAGGCCTCGACCTTCGACGCCCTGGCCGAGATCGCCGCCGCCGGCCGGGCGAGCCCGCGCTACGACGGCACCAGGTGGAGCGTGGTGGTCGACCGGCCGTCGGAGCTGGTGATCGCCCACGTCAACTCGCGCAACAGCCGCGACTTCGCCTGGCGGCGCTCCTACATCGAGCCGCCGGACGCCTTCCGCGTGCGCTTTCTGGACGAGACGGCGGACTATCAGCAGCGCGAGCGGATCGTGCGCTGGCCGGGCCATGCCGGCGACATCACCGTCACCGAGGAGCTGGAGCTGCCGGGCAAGACCGATCCGGACGAGATCTGGATCGAGGCGCGCCGGCGCCAGTACGAGGCGATCCACCGGCCGGACATCTTCACCGCCGTGCAGGACGGGGCGGTGCGCACCGCGACGCGCGGCGACCTGGTCAAGGCGAGCTACGAGGTGCTCAAGCGCACCTTTGCCGCACTTCGGGTGACCGCCGTGCGCGGCCAGACGATCAGCCTGGACGGCTGGGTGGAGATGGAGGCCGGCGGGGCCTACGCCGTCCGCTTCATGAAACAGGTCGGCAGCGGCGACGCGGCGACCTTCCAGAGCGTTCTGCGGACCGTGCGCACGGATGCCGGCACCAGGGACAGCCTGACGCTGTCGGGCGCGGGCGACATGCCGGAGGCCGGCGTCATCGTGCAGTTCGGCGAGGCCGGCGCGGAGAGCCTGGACCTGGTGATCGCCGGGGTGCAGGCGGGCGAGCAGATGAGCAACGTGCTGACCATGCTGGCCGCCGCGCCGATCATCGACACATTGACCGACGCGGAGGTGCCGCCGGCCTGGAACGGCCGCGCCGGCGGGGATGCGGCGGCGAGCGTCGCCGTGCCGGCCGTGCCGGTGGTGTCCTCGATCGAGACGCATTTCACCGGGGCCACGGCGGACGGGCTGACGGTGCTGCTGGTGCCGGGCACGGGCGGCGCGACGCCGGCGACATACACCCTGCGCCACCGGATCTCGGGCGGGGTCACCTGGAGCGAGGCCAGCGTGCCGGCGGGCGGCGCCATCGTCGTCACCGGCTACGCCGACGGCGACACGGTCGAGATCCAGCGGCGCGCCACCAGCAAGGAAGGCTACGTCAGCGCCTGGTCGGCGACCGTCTCGGCCGATGTGGCCGCGGAGCCCGTCGTGCCTCCGCTGCCGATTACGACCGGCACGGTGACCGGTGGGGTTGAAGAGGCCGCGTTCGGGCTGTCGACGCCCAACGATCCGTCGATCGCCAAGATCGCGCTGAGCTATTCAGCATACGAGGACGGCGCCTCGAGCGTGGCCATCGTCACCTTCGAGGCAGCCGCCAACAGCAACTACACCCGTACCGAGGCCGTGCCCTCCGGTGCGTGGTTCTTCTTTGCGCGCACGCTGACCGCAGACGACGTTGTGTCGCCTGTCTTCGCGCTCGGTGGCGCGACGGTCGATTGA